The following are from one region of the Corylus avellana chromosome ca1, CavTom2PMs-1.0 genome:
- the LOC132188146 gene encoding squamosa promoter-binding-like protein 8: MLDYEWGNPGAMMLSGEEEPAPDPDQTRQIFDPYTQTFNNSGFNPQPTTAAFSHFNAAPQQTHSQLHHSLFDPRAYAPPSASSFHPTQLLSLDHPVNGGAGSGGGYLLVPKSEEAVSRPVDFVSRLGLNLGGRTYFSSAEDEFVNRLYRRTRPAEPGSANSPRCQAEGCNADLTHAKHYHRRHKVCEFHSKASTVIAAGLTQRFCQQCSRFHLLSEFDNGKRSCRKRLADHNRRRRKTHQQNQEHLKSQPDNARNSSSERSPPDSGAHSTSSVTVAVSPPRMSLDCFRQRPFQGGTASSASSSSLFFPSG, encoded by the exons ATGCTGGACTACGAATGGGGCAACCCGGGCGCGATGATGCTCTCGGGCGAGGAAGAGCCCGCTCCGGACCCGGACCAGACACGGCAAATCTTCGACCCTTACACCCAAACCTTCAACAACAGCGGCTTCAACCCTCAACCGACGACGGCCGCTTTCTCTCACTTCAACGCCGCGCCTCAACAAACCCATTCCCAGCTCCACCACTCGCTGTTCGACCCACGCGCCTACGCACCACCCAGCGCGTCGTCGTTCCATCCCACCCAACTGCTCTCCCTCGACCACCCCGTTAACGGCGGCGCCGGAAGCGGAGGCGGGTACCTGTTGGTTCCGAAGAGCGAAGAGGCGGTGTCTCGGCCCGTGGACTTTGTGTCCCGGCTCGGGCTTAACCTAGGAGGACGGACGTACTTCTCTTCGGCCGAGGACGAGTTCGTGAACCGGCTTTATCGGCGGACCAGGCCGGCCGAGCCGGGCTCGGCGAACTCACCCAGGTGCCAGGCCGAGGGGTGCAACGCTGACCTCACCCACGCCAAGCACTACCACCGGCGCCACAAGGTCTGCGAGTTTCACTCCAAAGCCTCCACCGTCATCGCCGCCGGGTTGACTCAGCGATTCTGCCAGCAGTGCAGCAG ATTCCATCTTCTCTCGGAGTTCGATAACGGGAAACGCAGCTGCCGGAAGAGATTGGCCGACCACAATCGCCGCCGGCGAAAGACCCACcaacaaaatcaagaacacCTGAAATCCCAGCCTGACAATGCCCGCAATTCCTCCTCTGAAA GGTCTCCGCCGGACTCCGGAGCTCACTCAACATCGTCGGTGACGGTGGCGGTGTCGCCGCCGCGAATGTCATTGGACTGCTTTAGGCAGCGACCTTTTCAAGGCGGAACGGCTTCTTCCGCATCATCAAGTTCACTCTTTTTCCCAAGCGGTTAA